One part of the Coffea eugenioides isolate CCC68of chromosome 10, Ceug_1.0, whole genome shotgun sequence genome encodes these proteins:
- the LOC113750148 gene encoding UDP-glycosyltransferase 91C1-like produces the protein MESSNVLHVVMFPWLAMGHLIPFFRLSKLLAGKGHKISFISTPRNLQRLPKIPQELASQIELVSIPLPEVDNLPKQGETSTDIPHEQDQFLKIAFDLLQSPMASFLENTRPKPDWIIHDYASHWLPEIAAQNGVSAAFFSLFTAAALSFLGRPSAWLSGEDGRSTAEDFTVVPKWIPFPSNCAYRLHEVRKNIEDASGNESGASDFIRFAAAIDRSDLVIFRTSVEFEPEWFNLVRELYKKPVVSLGVLPPSLDDDDELETDEKWQKIKNWLDKQTASKVVYVALGTEATISQKEVQDLAIGLEQSELPFFWVLRKPPGSKKDVTDMLPEGFRERINANGQGVVYTEWVPQVKILSHPAIGGYLTHCGWNSVIEALGFGRVLILFPVMNDQGLNARLLEGKKVGVEIPRAAEDGLFTSTAVAETLRYAVVSEEGEPMRANARQMTSLFGNGKRNQDYIDTFVRCLEERKISNFLA, from the coding sequence ATGGAAAGCAGCAATGTTCTCCATGTTGTGATGTTCCCATGGCTAGCCATGGGTCATCTGATACCCTTTTTTAGGCTATCTAAACTGTTAGCTGGAAAAGGGCATAAAATTTCGTTCATTTCCACTCCAAGAAACCTCCAAAGACTCCCTAAAATCCCCCAAGAATTAGCTTCTCAGATTGAGCTTGTTAGCATTCCCCTGCCAGAAGTTGACAACTTACCAAAGCAGGGAGAGACTTCAACTGACATACCCCATGAACAAGATCAGTTCTTGAAGATAGCCTTTGACTTGCTTCAATCACCAATGGCCTCCTTTCTTGAAAACACAAGGCCAAAACCAGATTGGATTATACATGACTATGCTTCCCACTGGCTACCCGAAATTGCTGCTCAAAATGGTGTCTCAGCTGCCTTCTTTAGTCTCTTCACTGCAGCAGCTTTGTCCTTTCTCGGACGTCCCTCTGCCTGGTTGAGTGGAGAGGATGGTAGATCAACGGCTGAGGACTTCACAGTTGTGCCCAAATGGATACCCTTTCCATCTAACTGTGCTTATCGCTTGCACGAGGTGCGGAAGAACATCGAGGATGCATCTGGCAATGAATCTGGAGCTTCAGATTTTATCAGGTTTGCTGCTGCTATTGATAGAAGCGACCTGGTCATATTTAGGACAAGCGTTGAATTTGAACCAGAATGGTTCAATCTTGTTCGTGAACTTTACAAGAAACCAGTTGTTTCCTTGGGTGTTTTACCTCCATCCCTTGACGATGATGATGAATTGGAAACTGATGAAAAGTGGCAAAAGATTAAAAACTGGTTAGATAAACAAACTGCAAGCAAAGTTGTTTATGTGGCACTGGGGACTGAAGCAACAATTAGCCAAAAAGAAGTCCAAGACTTGGCTATTGGTTTAGAGCAATCTGAATTGCCATTCTTTTGGGTACTACGAAAGCCACCCGGATCAAAAAAAGATGTGACAGATATGCTTCCTGAAGGGTTCAGAGAGAGAATCAATGCCAATGGCCAAGGAGTGGTTTACACTGAATGGGTTCCTCAGGTGAAGATATTAAGTCATCCAGCAATTGGAGGGTACCTAACTCACTGCGGCTGGAATTCAGTGATAGAGGCACTTGGTTTCGGCCGAGTTCTGATACTATTTCCGGTGATGAATGATCAAGGGCTGAATGCTAGGCTATTGGAAGGCAAGAAAGTTGGAGTGGAGATACCAAGAGCTGCAGAAGATGGCTTGTTCACAAGCACTGCTGTAGCCGAGACATTGAGATATGCAGTAGTGAGTGAGGAGGGAGAGCCAATGAGGGCTAATGCCAGGCAAATGACAAGTTTGTTTGGCAATGGGAAGAGGAATCAAGATTATATAGACACATTTGTTCGATGTTTAGAAGAGAGAAAAATATCTAATTTCCTGGCCTGA
- the LOC113750049 gene encoding UDP-glycosyltransferase 91C1-like, translating to MENSKFLHVVMFPWLAMGHLIPFLRLSKCLAQKGHKISFISTPRNLQRIPKVPHDSASLIEIVSIPLPEVDNLPKQGESSMDVPHEKEQFLKIAFDLLRSPIATFLENTTPKPDWILYDYASHWLPEIAAKNGIARAYFSLFTAATLAYIGPPSILLNEGDGRSTAEAFTRVPKWIPFPLNIAYRLHEVAKHIEDSSGNESGTSDAIRFAAAIEGSDLVVFRTCVEFEPEWFDLVCELYKKPVISLGGLPPSLDEDDELETDETWLSIKDWLDKQSVSRVVYVALGTEAALGQTEVHELALGLEQSELPFFWVLRKSPGSTKDVSQMLPEGFTERINANGRGVIYTEWVPQVKILSHPAIGGYLTHCGWNSVIEALGFGRVLILFPVMNDQGLNARLLEGKKVGVEIPREAEDGSFTSTAVAETLRLAVVSEDGESMRANALKMKNLFGDGNANQSYLDSFVRSLEEKKHILFPGPAVEKGT from the coding sequence ATGGAAAACAGCAAGTTTCTTCATGTAGTCATGTTCCCATGGCTGGCCATGGGCCATCTGATACCGTTTCTAAGGCTGTCTAAATGCTTAGCTCAAAAAGGGCACAAAATTTCGTTCATCTCCACTCCAAGAAACCTCCAAAGAATCCCCAAGGTTCCCCACGATTCAGCTTCTCTGATTGAGATAGTTAGCATCCCCCTGCCAGAAGTTGACAACTTGCCAAAGCAGGGAGAGTCTTCAATGGACGTACCCCACGAAAAAGAACAGTTCTTGAAGATAGCCTTTGACTTGCTTCGATCACCAATAGCCACCTTTCTTGAAAACACAACGCCAAAACCAGATTGGATTCTTTATGACTATGCTTCTCATTGGTTACCGGAAATTGCGGCCAAAAATGGTATCGCAAGAGCCTATTTTAGTCTCTTTACTGCAGCAACTTTGGCTTATATTGGACCTCCATCGATCTTGTTGAATGAAGGAGATGGTAGGTCAACAGCTGAGGCCTTCACAAGGGTGCCCAAATGGATACCGTTTCCATTGAATATTGCTTATCGTCTTCACGAAGTGGCTAAGCACATAGAGGATTCATCTGGCAATGAATCTGGAACTTCAGATGCCATCAGATTTGCTGCTGCTATCGAGGGAAGTGACCTGGTAGTCTTTAGAACCtgtgttgaatttgagccagAATGGTTTGATCTTGTTTGTGAACTGTACAAGAAACCAGTTATTTCATTAGGGGGTTTGCCTCCATCCCTGGATGAAGATGATGAACTGGAAACTGATGAAACATGGCTTAGCATTAAAGATTGGTTAGATAAACAAAGTGTAAGCAGAGTGGTTTATGTAGCACTGGGAACTGAAGCAGCGTTAGGCCAAACAGAAGTCCATGAACTGGCTCTTGGATTAGAGCAATCTGAATTGCCATTCTTCTGGGTGCTAAGGAAGTCACCAGGATCAACAAAAGATGTTTCACAGATGCTCCCTGAAGGGTTCACAGAGAGAATCAATGCAAACGGCCGTGGAGTGATTTACACGGAATGGGTTCCTCAGGTGAAAATATTGAGTCATCCAGCAATTGGAGGGTACCTAACTCACTGCGGCTGGAATTCAGTGATAGAGGCACTTGGTTTCGGCCGAGTTCTGATACTATTTCCGGTGATGAATGATCAAGGGCTGAATGCTAGGCTATTGGAAGGCAAGAAAGTTGGAGTGGAGATACCAAGAGAGGCAGAAGATGGCTCGTTCACAAGCACTGCAGTGGCTGAAACGCTGAGATTGGCAGTGGTGAGTGAAGATGGAGAGTCAATGAGGGCTAATGCcctgaaaatgaaaaatttgtttGGCGATGGGAATGCTAATCAAAGTTATCTTGACAGTTTTGTTCGTTCGTTGGAAGAGAAAAAACACATCTTGTTCCCTGGCCCAGCTGTTGAGAAAGGTACATGA
- the LOC113749218 gene encoding GATA transcription factor 25-like has translation MYTPVQLVGPTNGHGQYSSHGGGDDVKAAVFGGGGGGRESIEDTEIVGFEDGGTIGGLDGIEVSLPQNTTLYGGGGEGVAMAMPHGGDVANQLTLSFRGQVYVFDAVTAEKVQAVLSLLGGCEYAPGTQAVDLPYQTSKGLMDYSGRCNDPKRVESLNRFRQKRKERCFDKKIRYNVRQEVAMKMQRKKGQFAPRSSEDSVACDVAEESGQIDNPPETSCTHCGTSSKSTPMMRRGPAGPRTLCNACGLFWANKGTLRDLSKKTHAVTEEDEADSDSDYGTPISARGNLVSFSTSTSSAVAAEQ, from the exons ATGTATACTCCAGTGCAGTTGGTGGGGCCGACGAACGGCCACGGTCAATACTCCAGCCATGGTGGTGGAGATGATGTCAAGGCCGCCGTATTTGGAGGCGGAGGTGGAGGAAGGGAATCGATTGAAGACACTGAGATTGTGGGCTTTGAGGATGGTGGCACAATTGGGGGTTTGGATGGAATCGAAGTCTCGCTTCCGCAAAATACCACCTTGTACGGTGGTGGTGGTGAAGGGGTGGCAATGGCAATGCCGCACGGCGGTGATGTTGCGAACCAGCTTACGCTTTCGTTTCGTGGCCAGGTTTACGTGTTTGATGCTGTTACCGCTGAAAAG GTCCAAGCAGTACTCTCACTTTTGGGTGGATGTGAATATGCTCCGGGTACTCAAGCAGTAGACTTGCCATATCAGACTTCAAAG GGTTTGATGGACTATAGTGGGCGGTGCAATGATCCAAAGCGGGTAGAATCTTTGAATAGATTTCGACAGAAAAGGAAGGAACGTTGCTTTGATAAGAAAATCCGGTACAATGTCCGTCAAGAAGTTGCAATGAA GATGCAGCGAAAGAAGGGCCAATTCGCCCCGAGGAGTTCTGAGGATTCTGTTGCTTGTGATGTTGCCGAAGAGTCTGGACAGATTGATAACCCACCAGAAACCTC ATGCACACATTGTGGTACAAGTTCGAAGTCAACTCCAATGATGCGGCGCGGTCCAGCTGGTCCTAGAACTCTTTGCAATGCATGTGGGCTTTTTTGGGCAAACAAG GGAACATTGAGGGATCTTTCCAAGAAAACCCATGctgtgactgaagag GACGAGGCTGATAGTGACTCTGACTATGGAACTCCCATCAGTGCACGTGGTAATCTTGTTTCATTCTCCACCAGTACCAGCTCAGCTGTAGCAGCGGAGCAATAA
- the LOC113749774 gene encoding GATA transcription factor 19-like isoform X2, with protein sequence MAGIPKAMKARHYDDGGDDRVDDDEEEEEEEEEEDEDEDEDDDGGGDDVMSDVNEVHLNSVGNHNHRHKQQQQHQHHSHRAGGGGQVVATRTSELTLAFEGEVYVFPAVTPQKVQAVLLLLGGRDVPTSVPDNDVIFDSNRKGVDDTLKRSNVSKRIASLVRFREKRKERCFDKKIRYSIRKEVAQRMHRKNGQFASVKDGSGSSNWVSSKNNLQGDDKSHPETVCHHCGVGENSTPAMRRGPTGPRTLCNACGLMWANKGTLRDLSKGGRTSSLHPVELGTPCDIKPLVLKGENSSGNQYEHATPSKALTDGTDKYSANPDEGHLRGSGEDLTNHVPVGIPASSGDLNEQEGLLDFTSTSETEVDIPTNFGE encoded by the exons ATGGCGGGGATTCCTAAGGCAATGAAGGCGCGTCACTACGATGACGGCGGCGACGACCGCGTGGACGACGacgaggaggaggaggaggaggaggaagaggaagacgAGGACGAGGACGAGGACGACGACGGAGGAGGCGATGACGTCATGAGTGACGTCAACGAGGTTCATTTGAACTCTGTAGGTAATCATAATCACCGCCacaagcagcagcagcaacaccAACACCACAGCCACCGCGCAGGAGGTGGTGGTCAGGTGGTGGCGACGAGGACGAGTGAGCTCACTCTTGCTTTTGAAGGTGAAGTCTATGTTTTCCCAGCTGTCACTCCTCAAAag GTGCAAGCAGTTCTCTTGCTTTTAGGTGGACGTGATGTACCTACTTCTGTTCCTGATAATGATGTCATCTTTGATTCAAATAGAAAG GGTGTGGATGATACACTGAAGCGGTCCAATGTCTCAAAAAGAATAGCTTCTTTGGTTAGATTCCGTGAGAAACGGAAGGAGAGATGCTTTGACAAGAAAATTCGCTACAGCATTCGCAAAGAAGTCGCTCAAAG AATGCACCGCAAGAACGGTCAGTTTGCATCAGTGAAAGATGGTTCTGGTTCTTCTAATTGGGTTTCATCAAAGAATAACCTTCAAGGAGATGATAAATCTCATCCAGAAACTGT ATGTCACCATTGTGGTGTTGGTGAGAATTCTACTCCTGCAATGCGCCGTGGTCCCACAGGACCAAGAACTCTATGCAATGCATGTGGGCTTATGTGGGCAAACAAG GGAACACTAAGAGATCTGAGCAAGGGAGGGAGGACTAGTTCTTTACACCCTGTGGAACTG GGGACCCCTTGTGACATCAAGCCTTTAGTCCTTAAAGGTGAAAATTCTTCTGGCAACCAGTATGAACAT GCAACTCCTTCAAAGGCTTTAACAGATGGAACTGACAAGTATTCTGCCAATCCAGATGAAGGG CATCTTCGTGGATCCGGTGAAGATCTTACAAATCATGTGCCTGTGGGGATTCCAGCCTCTTCTGGCGACCTTAACGAGCAG GAAGGTCTTCTTGATTTTACAAGTACATCAGAGACAGAAGTAGATATCCCCACCAACTTTGGTGAGTAG
- the LOC113749774 gene encoding GATA transcription factor 19-like isoform X3, translating into MAGIPKAMKARHYDDGGDDRVDDDEEEEEEEEEEDEDEDEDDDGGGDDVMSDVNEVHLNSVGNHNHRHKQQQQHQHHSHRAGGGGQVVATRTSELTLAFEGEVYVFPAVTPQKVQAVLLLLGGRDVPTSVPDNDVIFDSNRKGVDDTLKRSNVSKRIASLVRFREKRKERCFDKKIRYSIRKEVAQRMHRKNGQFASVKDGSGSSNWVSSKNNLQGDDKSHPETVLRRCHHCGVGENSTPAMRRGPTGPRTLCNACGLMWANKGTLRDLSKGGRTSSLHPVELATPSKALTDGTDKYSANPDEGHLRGSGEDLTNHVPVGIPASSGDLNEQEGLLDFTSTSETEVDIPTNFGE; encoded by the exons ATGGCGGGGATTCCTAAGGCAATGAAGGCGCGTCACTACGATGACGGCGGCGACGACCGCGTGGACGACGacgaggaggaggaggaggaggaggaagaggaagacgAGGACGAGGACGAGGACGACGACGGAGGAGGCGATGACGTCATGAGTGACGTCAACGAGGTTCATTTGAACTCTGTAGGTAATCATAATCACCGCCacaagcagcagcagcaacaccAACACCACAGCCACCGCGCAGGAGGTGGTGGTCAGGTGGTGGCGACGAGGACGAGTGAGCTCACTCTTGCTTTTGAAGGTGAAGTCTATGTTTTCCCAGCTGTCACTCCTCAAAag GTGCAAGCAGTTCTCTTGCTTTTAGGTGGACGTGATGTACCTACTTCTGTTCCTGATAATGATGTCATCTTTGATTCAAATAGAAAG GGTGTGGATGATACACTGAAGCGGTCCAATGTCTCAAAAAGAATAGCTTCTTTGGTTAGATTCCGTGAGAAACGGAAGGAGAGATGCTTTGACAAGAAAATTCGCTACAGCATTCGCAAAGAAGTCGCTCAAAG AATGCACCGCAAGAACGGTCAGTTTGCATCAGTGAAAGATGGTTCTGGTTCTTCTAATTGGGTTTCATCAAAGAATAACCTTCAAGGAGATGATAAATCTCATCCAGAAACTGT TCTTCGTAGATGTCACCATTGTGGTGTTGGTGAGAATTCTACTCCTGCAATGCGCCGTGGTCCCACAGGACCAAGAACTCTATGCAATGCATGTGGGCTTATGTGGGCAAACAAG GGAACACTAAGAGATCTGAGCAAGGGAGGGAGGACTAGTTCTTTACACCCTGTGGAACTG GCAACTCCTTCAAAGGCTTTAACAGATGGAACTGACAAGTATTCTGCCAATCCAGATGAAGGG CATCTTCGTGGATCCGGTGAAGATCTTACAAATCATGTGCCTGTGGGGATTCCAGCCTCTTCTGGCGACCTTAACGAGCAG GAAGGTCTTCTTGATTTTACAAGTACATCAGAGACAGAAGTAGATATCCCCACCAACTTTGGTGAGTAG
- the LOC113749774 gene encoding GATA transcription factor 19-like isoform X1: protein MAGIPKAMKARHYDDGGDDRVDDDEEEEEEEEEEDEDEDEDDDGGGDDVMSDVNEVHLNSVGNHNHRHKQQQQHQHHSHRAGGGGQVVATRTSELTLAFEGEVYVFPAVTPQKVQAVLLLLGGRDVPTSVPDNDVIFDSNRKGVDDTLKRSNVSKRIASLVRFREKRKERCFDKKIRYSIRKEVAQRMHRKNGQFASVKDGSGSSNWVSSKNNLQGDDKSHPETVLRRCHHCGVGENSTPAMRRGPTGPRTLCNACGLMWANKGTLRDLSKGGRTSSLHPVELGTPCDIKPLVLKGENSSGNQYEHATPSKALTDGTDKYSANPDEGHLRGSGEDLTNHVPVGIPASSGDLNEQEGLLDFTSTSETEVDIPTNFGE from the exons ATGGCGGGGATTCCTAAGGCAATGAAGGCGCGTCACTACGATGACGGCGGCGACGACCGCGTGGACGACGacgaggaggaggaggaggaggaggaagaggaagacgAGGACGAGGACGAGGACGACGACGGAGGAGGCGATGACGTCATGAGTGACGTCAACGAGGTTCATTTGAACTCTGTAGGTAATCATAATCACCGCCacaagcagcagcagcaacaccAACACCACAGCCACCGCGCAGGAGGTGGTGGTCAGGTGGTGGCGACGAGGACGAGTGAGCTCACTCTTGCTTTTGAAGGTGAAGTCTATGTTTTCCCAGCTGTCACTCCTCAAAag GTGCAAGCAGTTCTCTTGCTTTTAGGTGGACGTGATGTACCTACTTCTGTTCCTGATAATGATGTCATCTTTGATTCAAATAGAAAG GGTGTGGATGATACACTGAAGCGGTCCAATGTCTCAAAAAGAATAGCTTCTTTGGTTAGATTCCGTGAGAAACGGAAGGAGAGATGCTTTGACAAGAAAATTCGCTACAGCATTCGCAAAGAAGTCGCTCAAAG AATGCACCGCAAGAACGGTCAGTTTGCATCAGTGAAAGATGGTTCTGGTTCTTCTAATTGGGTTTCATCAAAGAATAACCTTCAAGGAGATGATAAATCTCATCCAGAAACTGT TCTTCGTAGATGTCACCATTGTGGTGTTGGTGAGAATTCTACTCCTGCAATGCGCCGTGGTCCCACAGGACCAAGAACTCTATGCAATGCATGTGGGCTTATGTGGGCAAACAAG GGAACACTAAGAGATCTGAGCAAGGGAGGGAGGACTAGTTCTTTACACCCTGTGGAACTG GGGACCCCTTGTGACATCAAGCCTTTAGTCCTTAAAGGTGAAAATTCTTCTGGCAACCAGTATGAACAT GCAACTCCTTCAAAGGCTTTAACAGATGGAACTGACAAGTATTCTGCCAATCCAGATGAAGGG CATCTTCGTGGATCCGGTGAAGATCTTACAAATCATGTGCCTGTGGGGATTCCAGCCTCTTCTGGCGACCTTAACGAGCAG GAAGGTCTTCTTGATTTTACAAGTACATCAGAGACAGAAGTAGATATCCCCACCAACTTTGGTGAGTAG
- the LOC113749774 gene encoding GATA transcription factor 19-like isoform X5, producing MAGIPKAMKARHYDDGGDDRVDDDEEEEEEEEEEDEDEDEDDDGGGDDVMSDVNEVHLNSVGNHNHRHKQQQQHQHHSHRAGGGGQVVATRTSELTLAFEGEVYVFPAVTPQKVQAVLLLLGGRDVPTSVPDNDVIFDSNRKGVDDTLKRSNVSKRIASLVRFREKRKERCFDKKIRYSIRKEVAQRMHRKNGQFASVKDGSGSSNWVSSKNNLQGDDKSHPETVLRRCHHCGVGENSTPAMRRGPTGPRTLCNACGLMWANKGTLRDLSKGGRTSSLHPVELGTPCDIKPLVLKGNSFKGFNRWN from the exons ATGGCGGGGATTCCTAAGGCAATGAAGGCGCGTCACTACGATGACGGCGGCGACGACCGCGTGGACGACGacgaggaggaggaggaggaggaggaagaggaagacgAGGACGAGGACGAGGACGACGACGGAGGAGGCGATGACGTCATGAGTGACGTCAACGAGGTTCATTTGAACTCTGTAGGTAATCATAATCACCGCCacaagcagcagcagcaacaccAACACCACAGCCACCGCGCAGGAGGTGGTGGTCAGGTGGTGGCGACGAGGACGAGTGAGCTCACTCTTGCTTTTGAAGGTGAAGTCTATGTTTTCCCAGCTGTCACTCCTCAAAag GTGCAAGCAGTTCTCTTGCTTTTAGGTGGACGTGATGTACCTACTTCTGTTCCTGATAATGATGTCATCTTTGATTCAAATAGAAAG GGTGTGGATGATACACTGAAGCGGTCCAATGTCTCAAAAAGAATAGCTTCTTTGGTTAGATTCCGTGAGAAACGGAAGGAGAGATGCTTTGACAAGAAAATTCGCTACAGCATTCGCAAAGAAGTCGCTCAAAG AATGCACCGCAAGAACGGTCAGTTTGCATCAGTGAAAGATGGTTCTGGTTCTTCTAATTGGGTTTCATCAAAGAATAACCTTCAAGGAGATGATAAATCTCATCCAGAAACTGT TCTTCGTAGATGTCACCATTGTGGTGTTGGTGAGAATTCTACTCCTGCAATGCGCCGTGGTCCCACAGGACCAAGAACTCTATGCAATGCATGTGGGCTTATGTGGGCAAACAAG GGAACACTAAGAGATCTGAGCAAGGGAGGGAGGACTAGTTCTTTACACCCTGTGGAACTG GGGACCCCTTGTGACATCAAGCCTTTAGTCCTTAAAG GCAACTCCTTCAAAGGCTTTAACAGATGGAACTGA
- the LOC113749774 gene encoding GATA transcription factor 19-like isoform X4, with protein sequence MAGIPKAMKARHYDDGGDDRVDDDEEEEEEEEEEDEDEDEDDDGGGDDVMSDVNEVHLNSVGNHNHRHKQQQQHQHHSHRAGGGGQVVATRTSELTLAFEGEVYVFPAVTPQKVQAVLLLLGGRDVPTSVPDNDVIFDSNRKGVDDTLKRSNVSKRIASLVRFREKRKERCFDKKIRYSIRKEVAQRMHRKNGQFASVKDGSGSSNWVSSKNNLQGDDKSHPETVLRRCHHCGVGENSTPAMRRGPTGPRTLCNACGLMWANKGTLRDLSKGGRTSSLHPVELHLRGSGEDLTNHVPVGIPASSGDLNEQEGLLDFTSTSETEVDIPTNFGE encoded by the exons ATGGCGGGGATTCCTAAGGCAATGAAGGCGCGTCACTACGATGACGGCGGCGACGACCGCGTGGACGACGacgaggaggaggaggaggaggaggaagaggaagacgAGGACGAGGACGAGGACGACGACGGAGGAGGCGATGACGTCATGAGTGACGTCAACGAGGTTCATTTGAACTCTGTAGGTAATCATAATCACCGCCacaagcagcagcagcaacaccAACACCACAGCCACCGCGCAGGAGGTGGTGGTCAGGTGGTGGCGACGAGGACGAGTGAGCTCACTCTTGCTTTTGAAGGTGAAGTCTATGTTTTCCCAGCTGTCACTCCTCAAAag GTGCAAGCAGTTCTCTTGCTTTTAGGTGGACGTGATGTACCTACTTCTGTTCCTGATAATGATGTCATCTTTGATTCAAATAGAAAG GGTGTGGATGATACACTGAAGCGGTCCAATGTCTCAAAAAGAATAGCTTCTTTGGTTAGATTCCGTGAGAAACGGAAGGAGAGATGCTTTGACAAGAAAATTCGCTACAGCATTCGCAAAGAAGTCGCTCAAAG AATGCACCGCAAGAACGGTCAGTTTGCATCAGTGAAAGATGGTTCTGGTTCTTCTAATTGGGTTTCATCAAAGAATAACCTTCAAGGAGATGATAAATCTCATCCAGAAACTGT TCTTCGTAGATGTCACCATTGTGGTGTTGGTGAGAATTCTACTCCTGCAATGCGCCGTGGTCCCACAGGACCAAGAACTCTATGCAATGCATGTGGGCTTATGTGGGCAAACAAG GGAACACTAAGAGATCTGAGCAAGGGAGGGAGGACTAGTTCTTTACACCCTGTGGAACTG CATCTTCGTGGATCCGGTGAAGATCTTACAAATCATGTGCCTGTGGGGATTCCAGCCTCTTCTGGCGACCTTAACGAGCAG GAAGGTCTTCTTGATTTTACAAGTACATCAGAGACAGAAGTAGATATCCCCACCAACTTTGGTGAGTAG